The genomic region AATTTAATAGCGTCATCACTAAATATGCTAGATACTATGATGATAGGTAAAGTTGGAGAAACTGAACTAGCATCTGTTGGTATTGCAAATCAATGTTACTTTTTATTTACTTTATTTGTAATGGGAATAGGTAGTGGCTGTGGGGTATTAGTTGCACAACTTTGGGGTAAGAAAGATAAAAATAATATAAAAAAAGTTTTGAGTAAATCATTAATTGCAAGTTTACTTATATCTTTAATTTTTTTATTTCTAGGGCTTACAATACCTGATAGAATAATGGCAATCTTCACTAAAGACTCAGCAGTTATTTCTATAGGCAGTCAATATTTAAAAATAACAGTTATAAGTTATGTATTTACAGGTATTACTTTTACTTTTGCTTCTGCGCTTAGGAGCATAGGAAATACTAAATTACCTATGTTTGCAAGTTTAATTGGATTTATCGTAAACGGAGTATTAAATTATTTACTTATATTTGGTCATTTTGGTATGCCTGAGCTTAAAACTCAAGGTGCTGCAATAGCAACTCTTATAGCTAGGACATGTGAGTGTAGCATGATATTATTTGCTGTATATTTTAAGGACAAGCGATTAAATATTAAACTAAGTGATTTAAGGGGATTGTCTAAGAACCTGACAAAGACATTAATAAATGTCACAATACCAATAGTTTTAAATGAAGCATGTTGGGGATTTGGAAATGTAACATATATTGCAATTTATGCAAGGATAGGTAAACGTGCTGCCGCATCAATGCAAATATGTTCAACTATTATGAACTTATTTATGATTATTTCTTTTGGTCTTGCTTATGCTTCGGTAGTTATTATAGGAAATGAAATTGGTGCTAATAGAGAGGAACGTGCAATTGAAGCATCTAAGAAAATTTCGAGATTATCAATTTTAATATCTATATTTTTAGGTGTGGTTCTTTTTATACTAGCAAAGCCAATAGTTTCTTTCTTTAATGTGTTAAATGAAGTTAAATTAAGCTCAATTTACATACTTTACATTTATTCAATAGTTATGGTTATTAAGGTTTATAATGGCGTTATGATAGTTGGGATACTTAGAGGTGGTGGAGATACTACTTACGGTTCTATACTTCAAGGAATTACACTTTGGTTTATAGGTATACCTCTAGCTTTTGTTGCTGCATTTATACTTGAATTACCAGTATATTTAGTAGTAGCATTTACTGTAATAGAGGAGATTGTAAAGGTAATTTTTATGATAAAAAGATTTAGGTCTTTCAAATGGATAAGGAATATGACAAATGATAAGACCGAAACTGCTGTAATATAAAATTAAAAGATTTAGTAAGAGACAATAGCTCTCTTATTAAATCTTTTAAACATAAACCCAAATTCTATTCTGGTATTATGAAACAGCTATATCAGTTAGTTCCAAGTTCCATTTCTCATTTCTATATGTAGCTTTATACGTTGGAAAATAAGCAGCATTATTAGAATACCATGAGGTTGCAGTGATTTTAGCGCAGTTATTGTCATATTCGTGTACATTTATAGATAATACTGTGCCATTTTTTGCATGTGTTAAATTCCCGCTTTCATCTATTTCAAATTTATTAACATCATTTTTTACATCATCAAAAGCATAAACATTATCAGATAATGTTACAAGTCTTTTTAAAACTTCCTGTTTACCATCTTCAGATAGATTGACTAGTGTATTTTTATTTACTGCAATGAAATCATTACCTCCATTTCCCTCATTAAAAGCAGCCTTCATTACTTTTACATATAAATGAATTCTTTTCATTTCATCATAACTAAACTCTGTAGAGTTATTCTGTAAACTGTTTTCTGGGTTATTGTTTGTAGATTTTGTGCATCCGCTTACAAGTAAAGTAAGAATTAAAATAATAATTAGCATTGATTGTTTCATAAAATTGCTCCTTTCGTGATAGTATTTCTTCATAACAATTAGACTAAAATAGGTTTTATTTGTTCCAAAAATAAACAAAAAGTTTTTATTTATTTTTTGTCATATTTACATGTACTGATATTAACTAAGGTTTACTTTAATTTTAATATGAATAATATTCTTTTAAATGAATTTATAGGAAAATATGATAAAATTAAATATATTAAATAAAAAAGAGGTGAAGTTATGGAAAAAGTAAAAGAAGTTTTAAAAAATTATTCAGCAGGTAAGTTACTCGATGTAGGAACAGGAAGAGGAAATTTTATTCATTTAGTCAAAAATTGTTTCAATAG from Abyssisolibacter fermentans harbors:
- a CDS encoding MATE family efflux transporter, with translation MSYNLIKDFRNNKKFYKYLFTITLPIVLQNLIASSLNMLDTMMIGKVGETELASVGIANQCYFLFTLFVMGIGSGCGVLVAQLWGKKDKNNIKKVLSKSLIASLLISLIFLFLGLTIPDRIMAIFTKDSAVISIGSQYLKITVISYVFTGITFTFASALRSIGNTKLPMFASLIGFIVNGVLNYLLIFGHFGMPELKTQGAAIATLIARTCECSMILFAVYFKDKRLNIKLSDLRGLSKNLTKTLINVTIPIVLNEACWGFGNVTYIAIYARIGKRAAASMQICSTIMNLFMIISFGLAYASVVIIGNEIGANREERAIEASKKISRLSILISIFLGVVLFILAKPIVSFFNVLNEVKLSSIYILYIYSIVMVIKVYNGVMIVGILRGGGDTTYGSILQGITLWFIGIPLAFVAAFILELPVYLVVAFTVIEEIVKVIFMIKRFRSFKWIRNMTNDKTETAVI